A stretch of the Tannerella serpentiformis genome encodes the following:
- a CDS encoding BRO-N domain-containing protein — METSILQWKEGASVRMQMIKDEPWFIAKDVCEVLGLIKYRDALSRVEDEDKGVSITVDTLGGPQAMTAVNESGFYCLAFQSRKPQARAFRKWVTGEVLPSLRKYGYYVDPGAQLTDEQREELERVMMGRMRRYLSRRDYIQVARSTGYPVWFVQRVVAGQAGGHAGSVMLALQERALKNCREYVNPLSEARMTSVIEQLNGNEKRRDGNEV, encoded by the coding sequence ATGGAAACGAGCATTTTACAATGGAAAGAAGGGGCATCCGTACGGATGCAGATGATTAAGGATGAGCCGTGGTTCATCGCTAAAGATGTGTGTGAGGTATTGGGGTTGATCAAGTACAGGGATGCTTTGTCCCGTGTAGAGGATGAGGACAAAGGGGTGTCCATTACAGTGGACACCCTCGGAGGCCCTCAGGCAATGACGGCAGTAAATGAGTCTGGATTTTACTGTCTGGCTTTTCAAAGCAGGAAGCCGCAGGCACGGGCGTTCCGGAAATGGGTGACGGGCGAGGTGCTGCCGAGCCTTCGGAAATATGGTTACTACGTGGATCCGGGGGCACAGCTGACCGACGAGCAACGAGAGGAGCTGGAACGAGTGATGATGGGGCGGATGAGGCGCTACCTGTCACGGCGGGACTACATACAGGTGGCGCGCTCGACGGGTTACCCGGTGTGGTTCGTGCAGCGGGTAGTGGCTGGGCAGGCCGGCGGGCATGCCGGGAGCGTGATGCTGGCTTTGCAGGAACGGGCGCTGAAGAACTGTCGGGAGTATGTGAATCCGCTGTCGGAGGCGCGGATGACGTCCGTCATCGAACAACTGAATGGCAACGAAAAACGACGCGATGGAAACGAAGTATGA
- a CDS encoding ATP-binding protein, translated as MSLTNEYKEKIRAALAARRANFDGSDARFAATLGIGSAQYSRIKRGETVGVLADEKWISIARRLGVGLTDAPAWQTAETPVFKYITAQLEMCQQNGLSAMLCDLTDIGKTYTARQYVKTHRNAVYVDCSQVKTRQKLLRGIAREFGVGSTGRLADVYNDLVFYLKTLDRPLVILDEAGDLSYEAFLEIKALWNATEHCCGYYMMGADGLSEKIRRAIDNKKVGYAEIFGRFGKRYGKVVPTAREEAERFLQLTAAMIIKANAGADTDVNRLLRRLMGEDNTPSLRRINIELSKGTNN; from the coding sequence ATGAGCCTCACGAACGAATACAAAGAGAAAATCCGGGCCGCGCTGGCGGCGCGTCGGGCCAATTTCGACGGCTCGGACGCCCGCTTTGCCGCCACGCTTGGCATAGGCAGCGCGCAATACAGCCGCATCAAGCGGGGCGAGACGGTCGGGGTGCTGGCTGATGAAAAGTGGATCAGCATCGCCCGCCGCTTGGGCGTCGGCCTGACCGATGCGCCGGCATGGCAGACGGCCGAAACGCCCGTCTTCAAATACATCACGGCGCAGCTCGAGATGTGCCAGCAGAACGGCCTCTCGGCTATGCTCTGCGACCTGACCGACATCGGAAAGACCTACACCGCCCGGCAATATGTCAAAACGCACCGCAATGCCGTCTACGTGGATTGCTCGCAGGTCAAAACGCGGCAAAAGCTGCTGCGGGGCATCGCCCGAGAGTTTGGCGTGGGTAGCACGGGACGGCTGGCGGACGTCTACAACGACCTCGTGTTCTACCTCAAAACGCTCGATCGGCCGCTGGTCATCCTCGACGAGGCGGGCGACCTCAGCTATGAGGCTTTCCTCGAGATCAAAGCCCTATGGAACGCCACGGAGCACTGCTGTGGGTATTACATGATGGGCGCGGATGGCCTCAGCGAAAAGATCCGCCGGGCCATCGACAACAAGAAGGTGGGCTACGCCGAAATCTTCGGTCGCTTTGGCAAGCGCTATGGCAAGGTCGTGCCCACGGCCCGCGAAGAGGCCGAGCGCTTCCTGCAACTGACGGCGGCGATGATCATCAAAGCCAACGCCGGGGCGGATACGGACGTGAACCGCCTGCTGCGCCGCCTGATGGGCGAAGACAATACGCCATCCCTCCGACGCATAAACATCGAACTGTCGAAGGGAACTAACAACTAA
- a CDS encoding P-loop NTPase family protein → MKRALTARNVLTTKFNTLGFDGVWRDAVGEPELTGSWIIYGDTKNGKTTFAMMLSKYLTAFGRVAYNSVEEGNSRTIQMAVDRAGLLEAGARWILLDRESKDELCERLRRQRSADIVFIDSVQFMDLKFSEYKDLKRRFPTKLFVYISHVDGRRPSTPTALRILRDANVAFRIEGFKAFPTSRYGGGRPVVIWDKGADEYWGREVNGKTKS, encoded by the coding sequence ATGAAAAGAGCATTGACGGCGCGCAATGTGCTGACCACAAAGTTCAACACCCTCGGGTTCGACGGTGTATGGCGCGATGCGGTGGGCGAGCCCGAACTGACGGGCAGCTGGATCATCTATGGCGACACGAAGAATGGCAAAACGACCTTCGCGATGATGCTATCCAAGTATCTGACCGCCTTCGGCCGCGTGGCCTACAACAGCGTCGAGGAGGGCAATTCGCGGACGATCCAGATGGCTGTCGACCGTGCCGGCCTGCTCGAGGCGGGTGCCCGCTGGATACTGCTCGACCGCGAAAGCAAGGATGAGCTTTGCGAAAGGCTGCGGCGGCAACGCAGTGCGGACATCGTCTTTATCGATTCCGTGCAATTCATGGATCTGAAGTTTTCGGAATACAAAGACCTCAAGCGGCGCTTCCCCACGAAGCTATTCGTCTACATCAGTCACGTGGACGGCCGTCGCCCCTCGACGCCCACGGCCCTGCGCATCCTGCGCGATGCCAACGTGGCCTTTCGCATCGAAGGGTTCAAAGCCTTCCCCACGAGCCGTTATGGCGGCGGTCGGCCGGTAGTGATCTGGGACAAAGGCGCGGATGAATACTGGGGGCGGGAGGTAAACGGAAAAACGAAAAGCTAA
- a CDS encoding DUF3164 family protein: protein MTTVEMTAEERQEFEAYKLAKEKKAAEAKRKSDREAYTALVDETIAAVMPELTNISEAIAQKKSAAAEAFRGALEMKAELFGVKDDQQSHTFTNSEGTMRITIGHYMLDNYRDTVNEGIAMVKTYIESQARDDASRALVKAILRLLSRDEAGNLKASRVLQLQKMAEETGDERFIEGVRIIQESYQPTPSKDYIRAAVRDESGAWVAIPLSMTDV, encoded by the coding sequence ATGACAACAGTAGAAATGACGGCCGAGGAGCGGCAAGAGTTTGAGGCCTACAAACTGGCCAAAGAGAAGAAAGCGGCGGAGGCCAAACGGAAGTCCGATCGCGAAGCCTACACGGCATTGGTGGATGAGACGATCGCGGCCGTAATGCCCGAGCTGACGAATATCAGCGAGGCTATCGCCCAGAAAAAGTCGGCCGCGGCGGAGGCCTTCCGCGGGGCATTGGAGATGAAGGCGGAGCTGTTCGGCGTGAAAGACGATCAGCAGTCGCACACGTTCACCAACTCCGAGGGCACGATGCGCATCACCATCGGGCACTACATGCTCGACAATTACCGCGACACGGTGAATGAGGGTATCGCGATGGTCAAAACGTACATCGAATCGCAGGCCCGCGACGATGCCAGCCGCGCGCTGGTCAAGGCCATCCTGCGGCTGCTGTCACGCGACGAGGCGGGCAATCTGAAGGCCTCCCGCGTGCTACAACTGCAAAAGATGGCTGAGGAAACGGGCGACGAACGCTTCATAGAGGGCGTGCGCATCATCCAAGAGAGCTACCAACCCACGCCCTCGAAAGACTACATCCGCGCGGCGGTACGCGACGAGTCGGGCGCCTGGGTGGCTATCCCATTAAGCATGACGGACGTATGA
- a CDS encoding HAD family hydrolase, with protein MIIAVDFDGTIHDGQWPRIGEAMPGAREAINALRAEGHYIIIWTCREGRQQTEMVNWLLEKGIGFDRINDHQPDQVAAYGSDARKVYAHCYVDDKNVGGMLPWKDIAAWIRRQEEAYRRRLRTPAKFGQEHACEVCRAHAAGNNTSETDDEV; from the coding sequence ATGATCATCGCAGTAGACTTTGACGGAACGATCCACGACGGCCAGTGGCCGAGGATCGGCGAGGCGATGCCTGGGGCGCGTGAGGCGATCAACGCTCTGCGCGCCGAAGGGCACTACATCATTATCTGGACATGCCGCGAAGGGCGCCAGCAAACGGAGATGGTGAACTGGCTGCTTGAAAAGGGCATCGGCTTCGATCGAATCAATGATCATCAGCCAGATCAGGTGGCGGCCTATGGCAGCGACGCGCGCAAGGTGTATGCGCATTGCTACGTGGACGATAAAAACGTAGGCGGGATGCTCCCGTGGAAAGATATTGCCGCGTGGATCCGCCGCCAAGAAGAGGCCTACCGGAGGCGTCTTCGGACGCCGGCGAAGTTTGGCCAGGAACATGCCTGCGAAGTTTGCCGGGCGCATGCCGCTGGGAATAACACATCGGAAACGGACGACGAGGTGTAA
- a CDS encoding DNA cytosine methyltransferase yields MVQPAHVATLESEPDLFGAGNELQTKCGQYTVHRICKDFEAIGYTIRPVVIPACAVGAPHRRDRVWFLASDAAADGEHWGAHDNLASAPASNATSKPRGSRAECEQQENGSEEGGQLLGGSRGWVRSPRGCFRDFPNESPVRTDDDGICSESLRRRIRADFADCLSDDEIEEAIHRADKRFNEEALRAAGNAIVPQVAYEIIRGIVEIERGEHFPDVRKEADKI; encoded by the coding sequence GTGGTACAACCCGCTCACGTCGCTACGCTGGAAAGCGAGCCCGATCTGTTCGGAGCGGGTAACGAGCTTCAAACGAAATGCGGGCAATACACCGTCCACCGGATCTGCAAAGACTTTGAAGCCATCGGATATACCATCCGGCCGGTGGTTATTCCGGCTTGTGCCGTCGGGGCACCCCACAGGCGCGACCGAGTGTGGTTCCTCGCCTCCGATGCCGCCGCGGACGGTGAACATTGGGGGGCACACGATAACCTTGCCTCCGCGCCTGCTTCCAACGCCACGAGCAAGCCTCGAGGCAGCAGGGCTGAATGTGAACAACAAGAAAATGGCAGCGAAGAAGGGGGCCAGCTACTTGGAGGAAGTCGTGGCTGGGTTCGTAGTCCGCGTGGGTGTTTCCGGGATTTTCCGAATGAATCACCGGTTCGCACTGACGATGATGGGATATGCTCCGAATCACTGCGCCGCCGGATACGAGCGGATTTTGCGGACTGTCTGTCTGATGATGAAATCGAAGAAGCTATCCACCGCGCCGATAAACGATTCAACGAGGAAGCCCTAAGAGCGGCCGGCAACGCGATTGTCCCGCAAGTGGCTTATGAGATTATACGGGGGATTGTAGAGATAGAGCGGGGGGAGCATTTTCCTGACGTCAGGAAAGAAGCAGACAAGATATAA
- a CDS encoding DUF6261 family protein codes for MDKDLEIKTVGQKKLDNAMHVTYHTEMHGILKSADQAKTGIPAEIMTDYNGGITEETELNREAQADALTAELVKADTARDRAVQYFFASVRAARLSPDEAVQKAAAALMPTVSVYSGAPTEAADRETALISGLVVDLKKAELTAHLTTLHLADLPAKLEALNKAFSDLATKRSDGRAATKLPLASKVRPRTDAAYERILFTLRSNYLFGSTPIEKPAIEALAARLNQRAAELDAAWKQSAAQKKRAPRKPSVPKEPKQPKEPKDPKQPKQPKDPKKPGGEPKQPDQPKDPKKPGGGSGEQPQPGGEKPKKPGGEKPKKPGGDGNPDITLPEE; via the coding sequence ATGGACAAAGATTTAGAGATTAAGACCGTCGGGCAGAAGAAGCTCGACAACGCGATGCACGTGACCTATCACACCGAGATGCACGGCATCCTCAAATCGGCCGATCAGGCCAAGACCGGTATCCCAGCCGAGATCATGACCGACTACAACGGCGGCATCACCGAAGAGACCGAGCTCAACCGCGAGGCCCAAGCCGACGCCCTCACGGCCGAGCTCGTGAAGGCTGACACGGCCCGCGATCGCGCCGTGCAGTACTTCTTCGCCTCCGTTCGTGCCGCCCGACTCTCGCCCGACGAGGCCGTACAGAAAGCAGCCGCCGCGCTCATGCCCACCGTCAGCGTCTACAGCGGTGCACCCACCGAGGCGGCCGACCGTGAGACGGCCCTCATCTCCGGCCTTGTGGTCGACCTGAAGAAGGCGGAGCTCACGGCCCACCTCACCACGCTCCACCTTGCCGACCTGCCGGCCAAACTCGAGGCCCTCAATAAGGCGTTCTCCGACTTGGCCACCAAGCGCTCAGACGGGCGCGCGGCCACGAAGCTGCCGCTGGCCTCCAAAGTCCGCCCACGGACCGACGCCGCCTACGAGCGCATCCTCTTCACCCTGCGCTCCAACTACCTCTTCGGCTCCACGCCCATCGAGAAGCCGGCCATCGAGGCCCTTGCTGCCCGACTCAACCAGCGCGCCGCCGAGCTGGACGCCGCCTGGAAGCAGTCCGCCGCCCAGAAGAAGCGCGCGCCCCGCAAGCCGTCCGTCCCCAAGGAACCCAAGCAGCCTAAGGAGCCCAAAGACCCGAAGCAACCGAAGCAGCCCAAGGATCCGAAGAAGCCGGGCGGTGAACCCAAGCAGCCCGACCAGCCGAAGGACCCCAAGAAGCCGGGTGGTGGCTCCGGCGAACAGCCCCAGCCGGGCGGCGAGAAACCGAAGAAGCCGGGCGGCGAGAAACCGAAGAAGCCGGGCGGCGATGGCAATCCGGACATCACCCTGCCGGAGGAATAG
- a CDS encoding phage holin family protein, whose product MKVLFEGTGAMFPVATACFVFVLIAIIVDLISGIRKAKESGQEIRSKPLSRTVTKFVIYEGAVVIATMIDYMLHFSHLFVLMKLHPIVGLPVITCLMSVFLCIIEILSVREKADEKTRRRSEAIVQAVIEALGTDNLAEILRKKADDTLHGHQAPPQQPNK is encoded by the coding sequence ATGAAAGTACTCTTTGAAGGTACCGGGGCCATGTTTCCTGTGGCCACCGCGTGTTTCGTATTCGTTTTAATCGCCATCATCGTAGACCTCATCAGCGGCATACGGAAGGCCAAAGAGAGTGGGCAAGAGATCCGCTCGAAACCACTCAGCCGGACGGTCACGAAGTTCGTCATCTATGAGGGCGCCGTGGTCATTGCGACCATGATCGACTACATGCTGCATTTCTCGCATCTGTTTGTATTGATGAAGCTGCACCCCATCGTAGGGTTGCCCGTCATTACCTGTCTGATGAGTGTCTTTCTCTGCATCATCGAGATTCTCAGCGTACGCGAAAAGGCCGACGAAAAGACCCGCCGCCGCTCTGAGGCTATCGTGCAAGCCGTGATTGAAGCCCTTGGAACGGATAACCTCGCCGAGATTCTACGGAAGAAGGCAGATGACACCTTGCATGGCCACCAAGCGCCCCCTCAACAACCCAACAAATAA
- a CDS encoding glycoside hydrolase family 108 protein, producing MADIHRLGAFIRHFEGGFANDQDDPGGPTMRGVTIATYEHYCRLRGYPRPTVERLRSISDEEWWNILRTLYWDRWQADHIVNQSIAELLVDWVWASGWPGVRIPQRLLGVRVDGRVGPETLRAVNTYTPQRKLFDRIMRAREEFIDEVCRRRPRSMKYRRGWLRRLHSITFEEQAR from the coding sequence ATGGCAGATATACACAGATTAGGCGCCTTCATCCGGCACTTTGAGGGCGGCTTCGCTAATGATCAGGACGATCCGGGCGGCCCCACGATGCGCGGCGTGACGATCGCCACGTATGAACACTATTGCCGCCTCCGGGGCTATCCGCGCCCCACGGTGGAGCGCCTGCGCAGCATCTCGGACGAGGAGTGGTGGAACATCCTGCGCACGCTCTACTGGGATCGCTGGCAGGCGGATCACATCGTAAACCAATCGATCGCCGAGCTGCTCGTAGACTGGGTCTGGGCCTCGGGCTGGCCCGGTGTGCGCATCCCGCAGCGCCTCCTGGGCGTACGCGTGGACGGCCGTGTGGGCCCCGAGACGCTCCGCGCCGTGAACACCTACACGCCGCAGCGCAAACTCTTCGACCGCATCATGCGCGCCCGGGAAGAATTCATTGACGAGGTCTGCCGACGCCGCCCCCGGAGCATGAAGTATCGCCGCGGGTGGCTACGCCGGCTGCATAGCATCACCTTTGAAGAGCAAGCCCGATGA
- a CDS encoding phage protein Gp36 family protein — MFLTVDELYTHLHDETVAVISRDTEAIPVAAIDAAIAEAKSYLHDFDTAAIFSAEGEARNALLLLFVKDIAVWHFVNLGNACIDMELREKRYDSAIAWLRLVQKGDLSPDLPPRTAEPGNESPIGKIHFGSNPKRGQHY, encoded by the coding sequence ATGTTTCTGACCGTCGACGAACTTTATACCCACCTGCATGACGAGACGGTGGCCGTCATTAGCCGCGACACGGAGGCCATACCCGTGGCCGCCATCGATGCTGCCATTGCCGAGGCCAAAAGCTACTTGCATGACTTCGATACGGCTGCCATTTTCTCAGCTGAAGGTGAGGCGCGCAATGCGCTGTTGCTGCTATTTGTCAAAGACATTGCCGTGTGGCACTTTGTGAACCTCGGGAATGCCTGTATCGATATGGAACTGCGCGAAAAGCGCTACGACAGTGCCATCGCGTGGCTGCGACTTGTGCAAAAGGGCGATCTCTCACCAGACCTACCCCCGCGCACCGCTGAGCCCGGCAATGAGTCGCCGATCGGAAAGATCCACTTTGGCAGCAATCCCAAGCGCGGCCAGCATTATTAA
- a CDS encoding phage portal protein family protein: MSNKTKHKQAAAGPISTQIIVQPVVRTVHDVAAWRSALRMADNGNRTKLYDLYSDILLDGVLADAIDKRIDAVKDADLSFTIDNKDVDVMYDLMDTVEFEELIGEIMMAKFWGISVDEFDFDEDRTFRFTSINRKHIRPKLKEIVRQQTDDRGISYAGDDRVIQWGKDDDLGLLLKVSPLVIYKRGGFGDWAQFVELFGMPLRIGKYSAMDEASRRELIRAFETAGSAPYLVIPKETEATQEANAASGNGLLYKEFRQACTEEILITILGQTMTTVDGSSLAQGQVHMAVQEKKHRADRRFVERMLNRYFVPMLIRRGYPITGGKFRYMDAKRELEVPEIIQLSDILPIPQSYLHEKYNIPLPEPGEPIARRQAQPLFGVPDGSQEDDETDEGDAPDKGKADAPESDKKAAEDDAPTSRKVKHADRDRGNFFTRLFDFFVPARSYGRATSDILTLSEATLADALIRQTIETKGRAYFSADLFAYTHTELIRGLRKGYRRADVRLADSGFVYNANDDAYITALEQNLFHFSAAKTLAEVSELNRLFRESKGYSDFRKKARALLKVYNEQWLRTEYNTAVSVAESASTYRRLVVQANIFPFWEYRTVGDNRVRLEHQALEGLTLPTDDPRWQKIMPPNGWNCRCYITPRMRHEGVNVDFGAMQKRCDDYLESPEWKQCEAQGFGINRANEAEVFTANQMYIHKFPNMSSKTLEKITPQEWGVRESVDTLKREAENEVPKYEGSADEWFEANKVVEDGTELLKVEDYIGRVWQMAKAAFVTHSTNAVKKRGFRTEFLNAIREVAASPDEVWLARERKDRINKVKALNNYVMIKYYKDIALAVVGKLEKSKLTLKSWYVLRDKAPRRGLLIRKRPKTK, from the coding sequence ATGAGCAATAAAACGAAGCATAAACAGGCCGCCGCTGGCCCTATCTCTACGCAGATCATTGTGCAGCCTGTGGTGCGCACCGTCCACGATGTGGCCGCGTGGCGTTCCGCACTGCGTATGGCCGACAACGGTAACCGTACAAAGCTCTACGACCTGTATAGTGACATCCTGCTGGATGGCGTGCTTGCCGACGCCATCGATAAACGTATCGACGCCGTCAAAGACGCCGATCTGTCGTTCACGATCGACAACAAAGACGTGGATGTGATGTATGATCTGATGGATACGGTCGAGTTCGAGGAATTGATCGGCGAGATTATGATGGCTAAATTCTGGGGTATCTCCGTCGATGAGTTCGATTTTGACGAGGATCGAACCTTCCGCTTTACGTCTATCAATCGGAAGCACATCCGCCCGAAGTTGAAAGAGATCGTAAGGCAGCAGACGGACGACCGCGGCATCTCCTACGCTGGTGATGATCGGGTCATTCAGTGGGGCAAAGACGACGATCTCGGGCTACTGCTGAAGGTCTCGCCATTGGTCATCTACAAACGCGGCGGATTTGGCGACTGGGCGCAGTTTGTCGAGCTGTTCGGCATGCCCCTTCGCATCGGCAAATACAGCGCAATGGATGAAGCCAGCCGCCGCGAATTGATCCGTGCTTTTGAGACGGCCGGATCGGCACCTTATCTCGTTATCCCCAAAGAGACGGAGGCCACGCAGGAAGCCAACGCTGCGTCTGGCAACGGACTTCTATATAAAGAGTTCCGGCAGGCTTGCACGGAGGAAATCCTGATCACCATTTTGGGGCAGACGATGACCACCGTAGACGGCAGTTCGCTGGCGCAGGGACAGGTGCACATGGCTGTTCAAGAAAAGAAGCACCGTGCCGATAGGCGGTTCGTGGAGCGCATGCTCAATCGCTATTTCGTGCCCATGCTCATCCGCCGCGGCTATCCGATCACCGGCGGAAAGTTCCGCTACATGGATGCCAAACGCGAGCTCGAGGTGCCCGAGATCATCCAACTCTCGGACATCCTACCCATCCCGCAGAGCTACCTGCATGAAAAGTACAACATCCCTCTACCTGAGCCCGGAGAGCCTATCGCCCGCCGACAGGCGCAGCCGCTGTTTGGGGTGCCTGATGGGTCGCAAGAGGATGATGAAACGGACGAGGGAGACGCGCCCGACAAAGGCAAGGCGGATGCGCCAGAGTCTGACAAAAAGGCAGCGGAGGATGATGCGCCGACAAGTCGTAAAGTGAAACATGCGGATCGCGACCGCGGCAACTTCTTTACCCGGTTGTTCGATTTTTTCGTCCCCGCCCGGTCATACGGCCGGGCGACATCCGACATCCTCACACTCTCGGAAGCCACGCTTGCGGATGCCCTGATCCGACAGACGATTGAGACAAAGGGACGTGCCTATTTCAGCGCCGACCTGTTTGCCTACACCCACACGGAGCTCATCCGCGGACTGCGAAAGGGCTATCGCCGCGCGGACGTCCGGCTGGCTGATAGTGGCTTTGTCTACAATGCCAACGATGATGCTTACATCACCGCCTTGGAGCAAAACCTGTTTCATTTCTCAGCCGCCAAAACACTGGCTGAGGTAAGTGAGTTGAACCGTCTGTTCCGCGAGAGCAAGGGCTACAGCGATTTCAGGAAGAAGGCCAGAGCGCTGCTAAAGGTCTACAATGAGCAATGGCTGCGCACGGAGTACAATACGGCCGTATCCGTGGCAGAATCGGCAAGCACCTACCGGCGATTGGTGGTACAGGCAAACATCTTTCCGTTTTGGGAATACCGCACCGTGGGCGATAATCGTGTTCGTTTGGAGCATCAGGCCTTGGAGGGGCTGACCTTGCCGACAGATGATCCACGCTGGCAAAAGATTATGCCACCCAATGGATGGAACTGCCGTTGCTACATTACCCCCAGAATGAGGCATGAAGGGGTAAACGTCGACTTTGGAGCCATGCAAAAGCGATGCGATGATTACCTCGAATCGCCCGAATGGAAACAGTGTGAGGCGCAGGGATTCGGCATCAATCGTGCGAATGAAGCCGAGGTGTTTACGGCTAATCAGATGTACATTCATAAGTTCCCGAACATGTCGAGTAAGACCCTCGAAAAAATCACTCCGCAAGAGTGGGGTGTCCGTGAATCCGTCGACACGCTGAAACGGGAGGCAGAAAATGAAGTGCCCAAATATGAAGGTTCGGCAGATGAATGGTTCGAAGCTAATAAGGTAGTCGAAGACGGAACGGAACTTTTGAAGGTGGAAGACTACATCGGCCGCGTGTGGCAGATGGCAAAGGCGGCATTTGTCACACATTCAACGAACGCAGTTAAGAAGCGTGGTTTCCGCACTGAGTTTTTGAATGCCATCCGAGAGGTTGCCGCTTCGCCTGATGAAGTATGGCTGGCACGTGAGCGGAAAGATCGGATCAATAAGGTAAAGGCATTGAACAACTACGTGATGATCAAATATTATAAGGACATCGCGTTGGCCGTAGTGGGGAAGCTCGAAAAATCAAAGTTGACTCTCAAATCATGGTATGTGCTAAGGGATAAAGCGCCGCGCCGTGGGTTGCTGATTAGGAAACGCCCGAAAACAAAATAA
- a CDS encoding phage virion morphogenesis protein: MDIDEFKNYLKALPEKILSTAPAIVSETAVEYYKERFAVKGFDGSPWILGRPKKSGSLLVQSGNLMNSIRPAYVGPDKVVISAGNAQVPYAQVHNEGFEGDVAIQSYVRSTKGKANKKKADAGDAPGTVKAHTRHMNIPKRQFMGYSRDMADRIKKRLDEAIDGIL, encoded by the coding sequence ATGGATATAGATGAGTTCAAGAATTATTTGAAGGCTTTACCGGAAAAGATTTTGAGCACTGCGCCTGCCATTGTGTCAGAGACAGCGGTAGAGTATTACAAAGAGCGCTTTGCGGTGAAAGGGTTCGATGGATCTCCGTGGATACTAGGCAGACCGAAAAAGAGCGGCTCCCTATTGGTGCAAAGCGGTAATCTGATGAATAGTATCCGTCCCGCCTACGTGGGGCCGGATAAGGTCGTCATCTCAGCCGGTAATGCCCAAGTGCCCTACGCACAAGTGCACAATGAGGGGTTCGAGGGGGATGTGGCTATACAGTCCTACGTGCGCAGCACGAAGGGCAAAGCGAATAAGAAAAAGGCGGATGCCGGCGACGCCCCGGGCACGGTAAAGGCGCACACGCGTCACATGAATATCCCCAAGCGGCAATTCATGGGCTATTCTCGAGACATGGCCGACCGCATCAAAAAGCGTCTCGATGAGGCCATCGATGGCATACTGTAA
- a CDS encoding DNA adenine methylase, translating into MKTPITYYGGKQKMLGAILPMIPEHNIYVEPFFGGGAVFWAKQPAPVEFINDIDGEVTNFYRVLQTDYPALKREVDSTLHSEHAHREARAIYRSPEGHSPVRRAWAVWTLSHQSFYAILGSTWKCSMTRNVAGQIQGRKASFTADYTRRLEHTSIFSRDALTVIRRADRPETFFYVDPPYFNSDMGHYGGYTEEDFGRLLEVLSEVKGRFMLSSYPSELLTERTATHGWHTVEVEQQRSAGGGRKIEVLTMNYDPSTLTPAPDPTLPSEDSPTGDSSAPTA; encoded by the coding sequence ATGAAGACGCCGATTACCTATTACGGCGGAAAACAGAAAATGCTCGGCGCCATCCTGCCGATGATCCCTGAGCACAACATCTACGTAGAACCCTTCTTCGGAGGCGGTGCGGTCTTTTGGGCCAAGCAGCCGGCACCAGTGGAGTTCATCAACGACATCGACGGTGAGGTAACAAACTTCTACCGCGTCCTTCAGACGGACTACCCGGCCCTGAAACGCGAAGTCGACAGCACGCTCCACAGCGAGCACGCCCACCGCGAGGCTCGCGCCATCTACCGTTCCCCTGAGGGACACTCGCCCGTCCGCCGCGCATGGGCCGTGTGGACGCTCTCGCACCAGTCCTTCTACGCCATTCTCGGCAGCACATGGAAATGTAGCATGACGCGCAACGTGGCCGGGCAGATCCAAGGTCGCAAGGCATCCTTCACAGCCGACTACACCCGCCGACTCGAGCACACGTCCATCTTCAGCCGCGACGCCCTGACCGTCATTCGACGGGCCGACCGCCCGGAGACATTCTTCTATGTCGACCCGCCCTACTTCAACTCCGACATGGGACACTATGGTGGCTACACCGAGGAGGACTTCGGGCGCCTGCTTGAGGTGCTCTCCGAGGTCAAGGGGCGATTCATGCTTTCCTCCTACCCCTCGGAGTTGCTCACCGAGCGTACCGCAACACACGGCTGGCACACTGTCGAGGTAGAGCAGCAACGCTCAGCCGGCGGCGGACGCAAGATAGAGGTGCTCACGATGAACTACGACCCGTCCACCCTGACTCCAGCGCCCGACCCGACTCTACCCTCGGAGGATAGTCCTACGGGGGACAGCTCCGCGCCGACAGCATAA